From Acetomicrobium thermoterrenum DSM 13490:
ATACAGACCTTTTGACGCCCGAAGATAAATCCCGATTGGCCGCCCTTTCTCCAAACGGCAGATTGGCCTATCCAGAGGAAATTGCCCATGGGGTAAGGTTTTTGATAGAAAATGATTACGTAAACGGCGAAGTGTTGGACATCAATGCAGGCAGATATATGGACTAATAAAAGCAAGATCATGTGGGAAAATATCAAAGATATCGAATCCCACTGTTGGTCATGAGTTGGATGAAAAAAATAAAAAACACAAAGGAGACCTGACCATAGCCATGTTTCCCAAAAAGACTCTAGGAGTATTAGGCGGTATGGGACCTCTTGCCTCCGCGGAATTCATGACGCTGCTGGCCAAATTGGCCCCTGCCGAATGCGATCAGGAACACCCAAAGGTAATTTTGCTTTCTTGGCCACAAATACCGGACAGGACCAAAGCCATATTGAGGGGAGGAGAAGATCCTTCGCCCTACTTGCTCGAAGGATTGAGCAAGCTTGCCTCCTGGGGCGCTGACCTGTTGGCCATCCCCTGCAATACAGCCCATTATTTTATAGATAGAATGGAGGCTGATTTGCCGAAACCGTTAATCCACATAGTGGAGGCAACTCTTGAAGAAACAAAAAGACGCACGTCCGGTGGAGCATGGCTACTCGCCACCTCCGGAACGATAAAGACGGAGCTTTACCAAAAACACGCCCCACGAATGGGAGTGCAGCTTTTGCTGCCCGAAAAAAGTTCGCAGGAACAAATCCAAAATTGTATCGAACTGGTAAAGAAAAACGATTTGCAAGGCGCGGGCTCTCTGTTAAAGGATATCCTGTCCTCGCTGAGCAGGGAAAGGGATCTCCCCTTTATTGCAGCCTGTACTGAGATTCCCCTGGCTTTCAAGGCAATAGGCAAAGAAAGCCTGATGATTTCCAGCCTCAATGCCCTTGCTTTAAAATGTATTTCCGTTATTTACGATCAAAAGAGTCTTTGCTCTTAGAAGGGCAAAAAAAGAAGGGCAACGAATAAAATGACCACGAATATCAAGGCAAGTATCAGGCGCAGATCTAAACCGACCTTCGCATGGGATTGCGGTGTCTTGACTTTAATGTCTCCCGGCGCAATGAATCTGAAATAATCCTCCCTATCGTCGTCTTCAAGTATGCCGTGAATTTCGTATTGGCCGTTCTTAAGCAATCGCACCATGAAGATCTGGCCTATAGCTTCGCTCTCATCTTTTGCGAGAAATATCACGTCTCCGGGACGAAGCTCCGATAATGGCGTCCCGTTAACAGCATCTATGACAGGGTCGATCTCCAAAAGAGACGCATTCTCATCTGAAGAAGCATCAACTGCATATGAACCCGTTTCGTCTACATTTTTGGTAACGCGATTTAAATACCTCGTTATCGCAGGATCCAGCGAGGTCAGGTTTACGCTCTTTTCCCTCAGCTCGGGCAAGGATAATTTGGCGATCTTGAAGGAAATGATGGGAATCGTCCTTCCTGTAGCTTCGCGAATCTTTTTCTCGTATTCTATCAATTTTTCCTTGGGTAGAAAGCTTTCGCTTACCGAGGCATTTTCGTTGCTTTGCAAAAATACGTTATAGGCATCGCTAGCCACCTCCGGCCACACCTTTCGCAGTTGCTGACTCGCATGTTGTGCCGCTATGAATTCCGCTTCGTTAACGGAAGCAGGCAAAGTTCCCGCCCCTTTGGACAATATATTGGCCACTGTCGACCATTTTTCAAGGGTAATATCCTTTGCCGAATAGGGCAAGGCGGTTTGAGATGTCCATATCACCTGGCTGTCCGGTCCTACAATCGCTGCTGCCAAAATAGTGATTTGATTGCTAAAGGACATCGATGTCCATATAGCCATATAGTCTTTGCATTCCTTCATCAAGTATACGAACAAAGTCCGCGGATCCTCTTCGCCCACCTCCTGGAGGTATCTATCGATCAGCTCCTCTATTTCTTCTTCTTTAAGGCCTAACATATAGGCCAACAGCCCCTTGACATACCATTCGGTCATTTTCATCTTCTCCGTTATTTGAAATATTTAAGCATAAAGCCTTTGCCTAACAGTTCAA
This genomic window contains:
- the cuyB gene encoding cysteate racemase, whose translation is MDEKNKKHKGDLTIAMFPKKTLGVLGGMGPLASAEFMTLLAKLAPAECDQEHPKVILLSWPQIPDRTKAILRGGEDPSPYLLEGLSKLASWGADLLAIPCNTAHYFIDRMEADLPKPLIHIVEATLEETKRRTSGGAWLLATSGTIKTELYQKHAPRMGVQLLLPEKSSQEQIQNCIELVKKNDLQGAGSLLKDILSSLSRERDLPFIAACTEIPLAFKAIGKESLMISSLNALALKCISVIYDQKSLCS